Sequence from the Verrucomicrobiia bacterium genome:
CAACTCGCATGGCACTTGGGCGCGGCGCAATCGGACATCGCCTTCCTTGAGGCCGAGAACATTGATTGGGAGCACAACTTCATTTCGTTCGCGCGCAAGAAGACCGGCTCAATCGCCATCATGCGCTTCGATGAAGACGTGTCCGACGTAACGTCCGTCGAATTATCCGCGCATCTTCAGGTGAACTATCCGGCCAATAGCCGGGTATATTCGGCCAGCATCCGGGTAATGGACGGATAGCGTCCGAGCCGATGCTGGCGAATGTCCGGCACGATGTCCGCAGCCGCATTCAGTCCATGCCCACGGAATGTCCGCGCAGCATCCGCTCAACGTCCGATGAATCGTCCGGGCAATGGCCATCCATAAGTTGCATGCCGCCCTGGCAGATGGAAGGAACCAGCGTGGCGGCCTTGCAATTACCGTGTGATGTGCCGACGCGCACACCGGCGTATCTGGGTCAAGCTGGTTTTGCCACTCCTCTGTCGAAGGGAGGTTAGGCGGGGGCGAGGCGTGCGTGCGCGATGTGGGGCAACCAAGTGGCGATCCCACGGGATGCTATTTGTTGTAGAACAGGGTGCAGAAGATGACGATGGCGGTTCCTCCTTCAGTGGCAGCGCAATTACACTCCAGTAAAGGCGCAGCGGCTCCGCGGACGTCCTGGCTGCAGGTAAGAACAGGAGCAGTGTGTCGGTGAAACTGGCCACCATGCTAAACAGTGAGAGGATCAGCCCGATGGAAACGGCGGCCGGCAGGACTACCGCCAGACGGGTCCCAAACACGGCTTTCCACCAGGCAAAAGGCGTCTTAATTTTCATGTGCCGGGCCGTTTGTCTTTCATGACCTCACCCCGGCGGTGTGACGCAAGCGACAGCGGATTCGGGCGGCACTGGTTTCGCCCCCGCTTCTCAGACCCGCTTGAGCCGCAACACCAGCAACACGACTCCGCCGACGAGCATCAGCGCACCGACGACAGGCGGGATGAAATGGTTGTCGGTGGTCTCAATGTGCATCCCGAGAAAGTCGATTGGTTTGCCTGGCGTCTTAAAATGGACGCCCCGAGTAGGCGAGCACCACGATGCCAAGCGCAATCAAGATCACGGCAGCAATGGGTTTTACCTTCATAATGGTGATTCAATCCCTGTGCTTCGGACGACCGGGACTTAACTCAACCGCCGACGGCCAAACAGGAAGTCGACGAGGATCATGATGACCGCCAGCACCAGCAGGAGGTGAATGAACGAACCCATCGTGTAGCCAGTGAGCAGACCGAGCAGCCACAAGACGACCAAGACAATCGCAATGGTGTATAACATGGTTTTCTTCTTTCCATTGGCCTTGGATCACTGCCAGCGGGTGCATTTTCCGCACGCCGATGGCAATGAGGGTCAGACTGGATTTCAGTTGCCGACAATTCTCAGGTTCGTCGCCGGGGCAACGGGAGAAATCCACGCCGACACTGGCGCCGCGATCGTCATGTTGTTAATCACGCTGGTCACTCCGTTGATGTCGTTGACCAGCTTGGTGACGAGACTCTTTTCGGCGGAATTCCTGGCGATGCCGCTGACCGTAACCACGCCATCCGTCGTCTCGACCTTCGTCTTCAGGGCGCTGGTCGAGTGGTGCGACAGCAACTCCGACTTGACCTGGGCCGTAATGGAGGCGTCGTCAATCTTGTCGCCGATCGTTTCCTTCACCGGGGCTTCCGCCTTGTCAATCGTCATGTCGTTTTTCACGGATTTGACGCCTTCAACATCACTGGCGTATTCGGTGGTCAGTTCCTTTTGGGCCAGACTGGAGGCCTCGCCGCTCAGGGTGACGACGCCGTCGGCCACATTTACATCCGTTTTGGTGGCCCTCACGTTGCGATGGAACAGGAGCGTGGTTTTCACCTTCGTGCCCAGCCAGGCATCCGAATGTTCAGCGGGGCCTTCCCCTTTAACGGTCAGTTGATTGTCCACGCTGGTAACGCCGGGCAGACTTTCAACGGTGTCTTCGGCCAGCGATTTGTGGTTCGCTTCGGCAACGGTTCCGGTCAAAGTAACGGCCCCATCCTTGGACTCGGTCTTGATGGCATCGTCCTTGAGGTAGGTTTTGAACACATAGGACTTGCTGGCGGATGCCTCGATGCGGTCGTCCGTATCAGAGGCGCGCAACGAGGTGGTGGCCACCAACAGGGCGCCCGTGGCTACGAGGAGTGCGAGCGGATAGATTCGTTTCATAGGGTGCTTTGTCATTCTTTCTCTTGAGGAGTTTTGGTTTTACCGACAGATACACGCTACTCAGCGAGCCAGCCATCCGCTATGGGGTGTAACCCTACCAAGGAGCTGAACTCGAACTTCCGGCTCAAACCCGGGGGCACAGCCCGGCGGAGCCGCAACCAAAGGAGCGCGAGTCGCCGAGTCCGCCAGTGCGAGTTTCGTCCGAGTTGTCTCGCGGACTCGGCGGTCCGCGCTCCTGACAAATCCTCGCGCCGCATGGACGTGGTTATCGTGTAAAATCGCGCGGCGAGCGAAACGTGTTTACCGGCTGCTTTTGCGGTGCGACGGGTTCGTAGGGCGGATGGAGGCGCGGCGGGTTCGTTTTGTTCACATATTTGCGGAGGAGCCAGTGGCGTTGCATGGCTTCGATCAACCGCTCCAGTTCGCGCATTGAGGACTGCGTTTGCTCGACGAGGCCGGGCAGATCCTTCGCCTCGTTGGCCACGGCATCGGTGATTTCCGGGAGGCGGGTTGTGCCGGCCTGGATGTTCGCAACGGCAACATTCAGGTTGGTCACCACCCCGCGCAATTCGCCCATCGCTTCATTCGCCCGCGTCAGGAACTCCCGCGCGTCGTTGGCAATGGCGTCATTGGTGATCAACTGGCCGGCCGTGCCTTTGCCGGCCTCAACACCCGCCGCCATTTTGTCCAAGCGAATCGCGAGCTGATCCAGGTGTTGACGGGTTTCGCCCAGGTCCGCCCCCAGCTTGGTCCAGGTATCCAGTCCGCCGTTCACCTTCTTCAACACGAGCATCGCCTCGGCGCGGACTTGCTCAACGGCCGCTTCCAGCGCGCTCTGAAATTGATCTTTGCACACAATGGATGCGTTTCTTTCCGGGAGCGGTTGGCCCTCGCCGCGGCTGATTTCAAAAAACGAATCGCCCGCCACGCCAAATTTCTTTTTGACTACCGCCGACGAGTCCGCGCGCACGAACCGGAAGAAGTCGCGCCGGATGTTCGCTTTGGCTTCCATGCCGCCTTTCTCATCCACCAAAACGTCAGAAACAGTGCCCACGAGCGTGCCCAGAAAGTAAACCTCCGAGCCTTGCCGGATGCCCGCTGCCCCGGTTTCGGGCAAAACGATCCGCAACGTGACATTGCTTTTGAACCAGCGCTGGCTGCGGCCCGTCCACACCACGGCGGCGATCAGCACCGCGACCACCACGAGCACGAGCGTCCCGGTGATTTCGTTGACGTGCCGGAATTTGAAGCGATCTGCCAGCCGCCGGCTTCGGTCATCACGGGGCGAAGGTTCAGGGGCGTTAATCGTTTCGTTCATGGTCACAGGTAGGTCAGCAGTGAGACCACGGCGGAGATGACAAACAGCCCGGCGACGGAGCGGGTGAGTGCCTGTTGCGTGGCCCGCGGGATTCTCGCGTCCGACGCGCCGACCCCGAGCCCGCCGATGCAGCAAGTTGCAGCCGCGAACAGGGCGGGCAGGATGCTTTTGGCCAGGATATTGAGAATGTCCTTGGGTTGAACCGCGCCGGAAATGGTGTCCGCAAACAACAGCACATCCCGGCTGCCGGCGCCCAGCCACGCCGCGAACAGGTAACCGCTGGCGAACGCGATCAGGATGAACAGGATCGTCAGGCAAAACGCGGACGCCGCCATGCCCAGCACGCGCGGCAGGACCAGATGTGTGAATGGATCGCGGCCCTGGGCCTCCAACTCGCGCACACCGCCATTGATCTGGAGAACGCCCAGTTCGGTCGCCATCGAACTGCCGCTGCGGATGATAACGATGAGGATGATCAGCAGCGGGCCGAGTTCGCGGGCCACGACGGCCACCAACAGAGGTCCGAGCAGTTGCGATTGCCCCAGTTCGCCCGCCCAGAAAGTGAGCTGCACGACCACCGAGATGCCGACGAATACGGCCACGGCACTGACAAACCAGAGCGGTTCGACGCCAATGGCCAGCACCTGCCGCGCGAAAGCCCTCCGCACCGGGCGCACCCAGCAACGCGGTCGAAGGCACACGCACAACACGGTGCCGATCACCGCCGCCGTGTGTCGCAGCTCATCCCATTGCGCCAAAACTTCCGCGCCCAATCTGCCGGGGAGGCGCAGGGGAGAAGTCCAGAATGAGCCAACAACTTTGGACGCTTCCGTGGGCACGGTGGGCCGTGGTTATTGGGTGCCGTGCTGAATTCCCTGGCCGGCATCCTGCATATCTTCGCCGAAGCCGTGAGCCGTATGGCAGCCCGTGCTAACGAAGGCCAGCACCGCGGTGAGACAGAAAAGAACGATGATGCGTTTGAATGATGAGGTCATAATTGTTCCTTGGTTACATTGGGTTTGCTGACTGGATCAGGTTAGCCCTCCGTGTCACGCTTCACTATGGGGTAAAACCCTACCGTGGATGGGTCAGGGCAATCCGTTTGAAGCCCGCTTCGCGATCCCGGTTGGCCTGGCAGTTAACGGAACAACAGAACCAAAACGACGATGACCAGCAGGAGTCCGACGCCGCCGCCGATATAGAGCGTGCTGGCCAGTATTGGTGTGAATAATATGGGCATAGTTTTGCTTTCGTATTGAACAGCGAGGCGTTCGCCGTCCTTTTTCGAATCACGTTAAGTCGTGGGGTGGCCGTTAGCTATGGGGTGTTACCCCATCAAGAGTTTGCTCGCTTTCCGGCGAGCCGCGCCGGCCCCAAGAGCCGTTGTGTGGACAGACGATAACTGCATGAAGAGAATGCCGCGCTTGGAGTGTTCGTAATCTCCTCCGGCTTCGTTCACGGCGCGATTTTATCGCTCACCCACTGGCGCGCTTGGTCGAACCCGTCCTTCAAATCTTCATACGCTTTTCTGGAACCCGCCTTGACGCTGTCCCAGGTGGACTCGTTGGCGTTCTTGGCCTGCTCCAGTTGCTGGTTCAGTTGGGCTGCTTTTTCTCGCAGCGCCTTCAGTTTGGGAGTGGCTTCGGCTTTGACCACGTCACTAGACTTTTCAATTTTGGCGGAGAGCGCATCCAGGTCCGTGTTAATTGCGGCCAGTTGCGCCTGCATTTTTGCGGTGAACTCCGCCTTCTGGGCGAAGGTGTAATCCTTCATGTCCTCCGTTGCGGCGGTGGTCTTTTCCTGGACCTGGTCGAGTTGTTGCGTGGTGGTTGCCGGTTTGTCGCAGCCCGCCATGACAGCGGCAGCGGCGAGGGTTGTTAGGAGCATGGTTGCTTGTTTCATAAGTGTTCGTTCAACGGGGGGTTGCATTTCACTCGAACGTTACGCTACGTCCGGCGCGGGCGCCGGGCCATAGGGTGTAACCCCACCTCCCTGAGCCCCGTGCGGCAGGGCATCAGAGTTGCGCCCGGCCGGCGCAGACATCTTCCGGGCGGCGCGTGGCTGGGACATGTCCACGGAACCATGGAGCCCTTCCGCGCGGGTCAGTTCGAACCGGCGCAAAGCCAGACCAGCGCGGGAGTTGGAAGCAGCAACCGTGGCGAAGGCGTGTGGATACAGGGCGACCAGGGTTGTCAGGGTGCTTTCCTGGTCTGACGGCGTTTTTTCTGAATTCATCATCGCCCATAGTTTGGCGGAAAGGCGCTCCCAATACCATGGGGTGTTCTCCCCATGTTCACAACTCGCGCTGTGAGCGCTGCCGGGCCAACTGGGTCGTGGCCCGCCCGGCCAGCGCCGCATTACAACCCCAGCACGCGGCACGTCTTGCGGAAATGATGGCCGTAGATGGAGAGCGTGACCGCCAGCGGAAACAGCGTCGGACGCCGAAAAAAAGTCCAAAGGAGCAAACCCCAGTAGTGGAAACGCTCGCGGCCCAGGATGCCAAGCCGGATGCTTGCGTGCAGGAAGGCCATGAAATAGCGCCAGCTAAATGGCCCCGCATTTTTTGGGCGCTGATATTCGCGCAGAAATGTGCGAATCCGCTGGTAATACGGCCCGGGCGCATACAGGTATCCCATGAGACTCCGGTAGCCCGCCAGTAGCGTCTCCCGGTTCATTCGCGGAATGAAGTTGGTGGTCCCGTCCAGATTGTTGCCGGTGGTCGGACCGACCAGCCGCCCCTCGCCGTGCAATCGCTGATACAGCTTCGTGCCGGGGATGGCTTGCAGCAGGCCGACCATCGCCGTAACGATGCCGCTCGTTTGGATGAACTCGATCTGCCGCGCAAAGATCAAAGGCGTGTCGCTGTCAAAGCCCACGATGAACCCGCCCTGCACTTCCAAGCCCGCGCGCTGAATGCGTTTCACATCGGCCACCAGATCGCGCTGCTGGTTTTGCCGCTTGTGGCACTCGGCGAGACCCGCGTCCTCCGGCGTTTCGATGCCGATAAACACCTGGTTGAATCCCGCCTCCACCATCATCCGCATCAGCTCCGCATCGTCCGCCAGGTTGATGGACGCCTCAGTGAAGAACGGAGTGCCGCGCCGGCCCTGCTGCCACTGGATCAGCGCCGGCAGCAATTCCTCCCGGATCGCCCGCTTGTTGCCGATGAAATTGTCGTCCACGAAAAAGACCGCGCCGCGCCAGCCCGCCCGACGCAGTCCGTCCAGCTCGGCGATTACCTGGGCCGTCGTCTTCGTGCGCGGTCGATGGCCAAACATCGCCGTGACGTTGCAAAACTCGCAGTCAAACGGACAGCCACGCGAAAATTGCACGCTCATCGAGGCATAACGCCGCAGGTCCGCCAGCTCCCACAAGGGCGCAGGCGTCTGACGGATATCGGGGAATGCGAGGGAGGAATACACGCGCCGCGCCGTGCCCCGCTCGAAGTCGCGCAGAAACTCCGGCAGCGTCACCTCCGCCTCGTTCAACACGAAATGGTCAACGTCGGGAAATTGTTCGTGGCCCAGGGTGAAGAGCGGCCCGCCCGCCACAATGGTTTTGCCGGCCGCGTGGCAACGAGCGATGAGTTCATGCACCGAGTTTTGTTGGGCGATCATTCCGCTGATGAACACCACGTCTGCCCAGGCCAGATCTCGCGTGCGCAGGTGCCGCACGTTGACATCCACCAGACGCTTTTCCCAATCCGGCGGGAGCATCGCCGCCACAGTCAACAGCCCCAAGGGCGGCAGCGACGCTTTCTTGCGGATGAATTTCAGCGCGTGCTTGAAACTCCAGAACGTGTCCGGGAATTCCGGGTATAGCAGCAGGACGTTCATCCGTTGGGGAATATATGTCAAACAGACTGTGCGGGGCACATGGGGTGTTTACCCCATGGGCAAGTTGTTGGATTTACCCAATAACTATGCTGAGTGCCGGTGCGCCATGGAGCGCACCTGAATATGGCGCCCGATGGCCACCGGGCAGGGACGCAGCGTTTATGCCGCTTCAGCCCGACGTCGCCCGCAGTTCAGCCTGTTTTCCGGTCTGCCAACGGACGGTGAAGCGGCCTGAATGCCGCGCATAAGGGCCCCTGTCAGGATGCGCGCGCATTTGATTTGACCTGCGGCTTTTCGGTTGAGGTCGTCAGGGCCAAGGCGCAAGCTGGTTTTACCGCGATGAAGACTCGCCCCGCACGGTGCCACCGAATGGGCAGCCAACGGCAGAATCAGACTTTGCGAACGGACCCATGGGAAACATGAAACTGAAATCTGGACCAAATCTCCGACCCAAACGCCTGGCCCGCGCGGCCAGCCGAATCAAGGCAGCCCGCGAGCCCGGCACCCCGTTTCCCATCGTCGGCATCGGCGCCTCCGCCGGGGGGCTGGAAGCCTTGGAACAATTTCTCACCCATGTGCCGGCCCGCAGTGGCATGGCGTTTGTCATCGTCCAGCATCTGGACCCCACGCACAAGGGCATCATGCCGGAACTGTTGCAGCGCGGCACGGGCATGAAGGTCGTGCAGGTGAAGGACCGCACCCGGGTGCAGCCGGATTGCGTCTATGTGATTCCGCCGAACAAGGACATGTCCATCCTGCACGGCGTTTTGCATCTGCTCGCCCCGGCAGCCCCGCGCGGGCTGCGTCTGCCGATTGATTTTTTCCTCCGCTCGCTGGCGCAGGACCAGCAGGAGCACAGCATCGGCGTGATTCTTTCCGGCATGGGGTCGGATGGCACGCTGGGCCTGCGCGCCATCAAGGAGAAGGCGGGCGTGGTGCTGGTGCAGGATCCGGCGACGGCCAAATTCGACGGCATGCCGCGCAGCGCCATTGACGCCGGGCTGGCGGATATTGTGGCTCCGGCGGACGAACTGCCGGCGAAACTCACCGGTTATCTTGACCGCACGCCCCTGATCTCCAAGACGGAGCCGTCCTTGGAAGACAAGACGCAAACCGGCCTGGAAAAAGCCGTCATCCTGCTGCGCGCCCACACCGGCCAGGATTTTTCCCTCTACAAGCGGAACACCCTCTATCGCCGGATCGAGCGGCGCATGGGCATTCACCAGATCGGCAAGATGTCCACCTATGTGCGCTACTTGCAGGCGAATTCACAGGAGCTGGACCTGCTCTTCAAGGAATTATTGATCGGCGTGACGAATTTTTTCCGCGATCCCGACGTCTGGGACCAGATGCGGGAACACGCCATCCCGGCGCTGCTCGCAAGCCGTCCATCCGGTCAGGCGCTGCGGGCGTGGGTGCCCGGCTGCTCCACCGGGGAGGAAGCCTATTCCCTGGCCATCGTGCTCAAGGAGGCGGTTGAGGTGGCCAAACCCAAACGACAGTTCACGATTCAGATCTTTGCCACCGACCTGGACCGCGACGCGATTGACAAGGCCCGCCAGGGATTTTTCCCCGAGAACATCGCCGCCGACGTGTCGCCGGAACGCTTGAAGCGCTTCTTCATCAAGGAAGACCACGGCTACCGCGTGCGCAAGGAAATCCGCGAGATGGTGATTTTCGCCCCGCAGAATCTCATCATGGACCCGCCGTTCACCAAGCTGGACATTTTAAGCTGCCGCAATTTGCTGATCTACCTGGCTCCGGAGGTGCAGAAGAAACTGATTCCGCTCTTTCATTACAGCCTCGCGCCCGGCGGCATTTTATTGCTGGGCAGCGCGGAAACCGTGGGCGGCAACGGCGCCCTGTTTGCCCCGCTCCACGGCAAATCGCGCATCTATCGGCGAACGGAATCCGTCCTGCGGCCCGAGCCGGTCGAGTTTCCCTCGTCTTTCAGCGTCAGCCCGACCGTCGGTGCCGAGGCGCGCCCGGTTCCCAAGCCGCCCGCCAGTCTCCAGGCCCTGGCGGATCAACTGGTGTTGCAGCATTACGCCCCGCCGGCGGTGCTCGTCAATGACAGCGGCGACATCTTTTACGTCAGCGGCCGCACCGGCAAATATCTCGAACCCGCCGCCGGCAAGGCCAACTGGAACATCTTTGTCATGGCCCGTGAAAGCCTGCGCTATGAACTCTCCAGCGCTTTCCAGAAAGTGCTCCGGCAAGAAGAAAAAGTGGAGCTCCATGGACTCAAGGTCGAAACCAATGGCGGAACCCAGTGCGTGAATGTCACCGTTCAGCGGCTTAATGGGGCCGGCCCGCTGCACGGGCTGGTGATGATTGTCTTTACCGACGTGGCCGCGCCCGTGGCCGATAAAACGCCGGGCCGTCCGGCTTCGCCGCCCGCCCGCCATGCGCGGTTGCGGGAAGTGGAACAGGAGCTGTTGCGCGTGCGCGCCGAGGCGCGCAACACCCACGAGGAAATGCAGACCTCGCAGGAGGAATTCCGCTCCGCCAACGAGGAGCTGCAGTCCACCAATGAAGAACTCCAGTCCACCAACGAGGAACTCACCACCTCGAAGGAGGAGATGCAGTCGCTGAACGAGGAATTGCAGACGGTCAACACCGAGCTGCAGGCCAAGGTGGACGAACTGTCGCGGGCGAGCAACGACATGAAAAACCTGCTCGACAGCACGGACATCGCCACCCTGTTTCTGGACAAGGATCTCAACGTGCGGCGGTTCACCCCGCAGGCGACGAAAATCATCAAACTCATCCCGGCCGACGTCGGGCGCCCCATTACCGACCTGGCCACGGACCTGCGCTATCCGGAACTGGCCGATGACGCGCGGGAGGTGCTGCGCAAACTGACCGCCGCGGAAAAACCGATTGGCGCACGAGACGGACGCTGGTTCACCGTGCGCATCATGCCCTACCGCACGCAGGACGACCGGATAGACGGCGTGGTGATCACCTTTACGAACATCACGGCGTCCCGGACACTGGAAGCGCAATTGCGGGAAAAGAACGACCAGCTCTTAAATCCGAACCGGGGCGAAACAATCACACGAAAAAAGCCGTCAAAAAACGGCCAAACCAAAACGGCGCGGCGGCGCCGGAGAAATTCTCAAGGGGGATGAAACATGAAAAAGCAATCCCAGCCCATCGCGCCGGAAGGCTCGCCCGAGGCCGCCAAACTGCGGCAGCGTGCCGAAAAACGCCTGCAAGCGCGGCATTTGGAAGCAGGGCCGGCCCGGACCGAAGCCGACACGCAACGACTGATCCATGAATTGCAGGTTCACCAGATCGAGCTGGAGATGCAGAAGGATGAACTCCAGCAGGCGCGGAACGAGCTGGAGGCGGGGCTGGAAAAATACCGGGACCTCTATGATTTCGCCCCGGTGGGTTATCTGACGCTCGATTGCGAGGGAACGATCCAGGAGGCGAACCTCGCGGCGGCCAGCCTGCTGGGAATTCCCCGCTCCCGTTTGCTCCAGCAACGTTTCGGACATTATGTGTCCGCGTCCGACCGACACGCATTCAGCGACTTTCTCACGCGGATTTATTTGCACCAGACCCGGGAATCCTGCGAGCTGCATCTGCTCAAGGACGGACGCCCCGCAATCGAAGTGCGGATGGACGCGGCGGCGACAAGCAGACAGGAATGCCGGGTGGTTTTGGAGGATCTCACCGAACACAAACGGGCCGAGGCGGACCGGCTCATCCTGAACAAACTGGAGTCCACCGGCATCCTGGCGGGGGGCATTGCGCACGATTTCAACAACCTGCTCACGGTGATCCTGCTGGATCTGGAGCTGGCTCTGGAATCCACCGCCTCGGACATGAAGTTGACGGAACTGTTGGAGGAGGCAAAGAAGGCTGGCTGGGCTGCCCGTGGTCTGACCCAGCAGTTGATCACCTTTGCCAATGGCGGCGCGCCGGTTCGTCAGCCGGTCCATCTGGCCGGGCTGATTCAGGAAGCCAGCCAGGCGGCATTGAGCGGTTCCACGGTGCGATGCAATTTTTCTCTGCCCGACAATCTCCGGCCCGTGAATGTGGACGCGGGACAGATCGCACAGGTCATGCGCAATCTGGTTCAGAACGCGCGCGAAGCAATGCCCAATGGCGGCGTGGTTTCCGTCCGGGCGGAGAATGTCGTTCGCAAAGCCCGCGAAGAACCCGCGCTGCCGCCGGGTGAGTATGTGCGGGTGAGCATTGCCGACCAGGGCGACGGCATCGGGAAAGACGTCCTGCCGAAAATTTTTGATCCCTACTTCTCGACGAAAGTAAAGGGCAGTCAGAAGGGCATGGGGCTGGGCCTGACGATCTGCCATTCGATCGTTCGAAAACATAATGGCGCGATCACCGTGAAGTCCGAAATCGGAGCCGGCACCACCATTCACCTCTTGCTTCCAATTTCCCGCCCGCAGCCGGGACCGGAGCCGGCGAAAAAACACTCAAACCAGCAGGCCCCCAACGACCCGCGAAAATCCTGGTGATGGATGACGAGGAATCATTGCGGAAAGCGGTTGGGGCGATGCTCCAACAGATGGGTCATACGGTGGAACAGGCGGCGGAGGGCGGGATGGCCATCCAAGCTTACCAAGCCGCCAAACGTGGGGAAAATTCGTTTGACGTGGTGCTGCTGGATTTGACGGTGCAGGGAGGCGTTGGTGGCCTGGAAACACTCCAGGCGCTGCTCCGGTTTGACCCGGCGGTGCAGGCCATTGTCATGACCGGTTATTCCCATGATCCCGTGCTGCTCAATCCCAAATCCCATGGTTTTAAGGCCGGCCTGGCCAAACCCTTCAACCGCGAACAGCTCCAGAAAATACTGGTCGAAATTATTCCCGACCGTCCCGCGCCATGAAGAAAAAAGCGGACACAACCCTGCCCGCCGCCCAACTGCGGCGACGGGCCGAAGCCCGCTTGCGGAAACGGAAGCGCCTTCAGCGGTCCGGGATGGGCGCGCCAAAAACAGCCGCCGATTCGCAACGGCTGCAACACGAATTACAGGTTCACCAGGTGGAGCTGGAGATGCAGAATGCCGAGTTGCAGCAGGCCCGGGACCGGATGGAGCCGCTGCTCGAAAAATTCACCGACCTCTACGACTTCGCGCCCGTCGGTTATTTTTCCCTGAACGAGCAGGGCCGGATACAGGAGGTCAACCTGACCGGGGCCGTCCTGCTCGGCGTGGAACGTTCGCGGCTGCTCCATCAGCCTTTGCAGCGTTTTATTGACCGGCCGACCCGGCGGGTTTTTCTGACCTTCCTGGAACGAACCTTCGCCGGCAACGGAAAACAGGTTTGCGAGGCGAAGCTGCTGAAAGAAGGCGGGTCCGCTTTCTGGGCCGACTTTCACGCCATGCCCGCGCTTTCACTTACGGCCCAGCCGAAACGGTGCCGGGTGGCGGTTTCCGACATCACCCCCCTCAAGCGGGCGGAGGAAGCGCAACGGCGCATGGAGGCGCTCGCGGCCAAGAATCTGGAGTTGCGTCGGGAAATTCTCCGGCGCGAGAAGTTGCAGAAGGCTCTCTGCGTCAGTGAACGGCATCTGGGCCGGCTGCTGGAGCAGTCACGTTCCACGGCGGAACAGTTGCGGCAACTTTCCCATCAAATCTTGCACGCCCAGGAGGAGGAGCGGAAGCGCATCAGCCGGGAGTTGCATGATGAAATCACCCAGACCCTGATCCTCATCAATGTGCACCTGCAAAATCTGTCCCAAAAGGCCCGGATCAATCCGGCGATGCTCAAGAAGGAAATAACCCGCACGCAGGAACTGGTGGAACATTCAGTAGAGATCGTGCATGAGTTCGCCCGGGAACTGCGGCCGGCGGCCTTGGACGACTTGGGGCTGATTGCCACCCTTCACGATTTTCTAAAAGATTTTACAAAACGAACGGGCATCCGCGTTCATTTAACCACCTTCACCAACCGCCGGATTCGCGGCATGGACAACGCCTTGCGCACGGTATTTTACCGCGTCGCCCAGGAAGCGTTGACCAATGTGGTCCAACATGCGAATGCCAGCCGGGTGGATGTGCGCATTAAAAAAATTCCCCGGGCCATTCAAATGGAAATCACCGACAACGGTAAAGCCTTCAAGGTGGAGCGGGTGTTGCACCGCAAACGAAACCAGCGCCTGGGGCTGGTCGGCATGCGGGAACGGGTGGAAATGGTCGGCGGCCGGTTTGAAATCGAATCCCAGCCCGGCAAAGGCACCACCATTATCGCCCGGGTCCCTTTGGGAAAAATCCGGGGGGGGCGCAAATTCAGTCC
This genomic interval carries:
- a CDS encoding ATP-binding protein; its protein translation is MKKKADTTLPAAQLRRRAEARLRKRKRLQRSGMGAPKTAADSQRLQHELQVHQVELEMQNAELQQARDRMEPLLEKFTDLYDFAPVGYFSLNEQGRIQEVNLTGAVLLGVERSRLLHQPLQRFIDRPTRRVFLTFLERTFAGNGKQVCEAKLLKEGGSAFWADFHAMPALSLTAQPKRCRVAVSDITPLKRAEEAQRRMEALAAKNLELRREILRREKLQKALCVSERHLGRLLEQSRSTAEQLRQLSHQILHAQEEERKRISRELHDEITQTLILINVHLQNLSQKARINPAMLKKEITRTQELVEHSVEIVHEFARELRPAALDDLGLIATLHDFLKDFTKRTGIRVHLTTFTNRRIRGMDNALRTVFYRVAQEALTNVVQHANASRVDVRIKKIPRAIQMEITDNGKAFKVERVLHRKRNQRLGLVGMRERVEMVGGRFEIESQPGKGTTIIARVPLGKIRGGRKFSPLKSKLEFV
- a CDS encoding ATP-binding protein → MKKQSQPIAPEGSPEAAKLRQRAEKRLQARHLEAGPARTEADTQRLIHELQVHQIELEMQKDELQQARNELEAGLEKYRDLYDFAPVGYLTLDCEGTIQEANLAAASLLGIPRSRLLQQRFGHYVSASDRHAFSDFLTRIYLHQTRESCELHLLKDGRPAIEVRMDAAATSRQECRVVLEDLTEHKRAEADRLILNKLESTGILAGGIAHDFNNLLTVILLDLELALESTASDMKLTELLEEAKKAGWAARGLTQQLITFANGGAPVRQPVHLAGLIQEASQAALSGSTVRCNFSLPDNLRPVNVDAGQIAQVMRNLVQNAREAMPNGGVVSVRAENVVRKAREEPALPPGEYVRVSIADQGDGIGKDVLPKIFDPYFSTKVKGSQKGMGLGLTICHSIVRKHNGAITVKSEIGAGTTIHLLLPISRPQPGPEPAKKHSNQQAPNDPRKSW
- a CDS encoding chemotaxis protein CheB, which codes for MKLKSGPNLRPKRLARAASRIKAAREPGTPFPIVGIGASAGGLEALEQFLTHVPARSGMAFVIVQHLDPTHKGIMPELLQRGTGMKVVQVKDRTRVQPDCVYVIPPNKDMSILHGVLHLLAPAAPRGLRLPIDFFLRSLAQDQQEHSIGVILSGMGSDGTLGLRAIKEKAGVVLVQDPATAKFDGMPRSAIDAGLADIVAPADELPAKLTGYLDRTPLISKTEPSLEDKTQTGLEKAVILLRAHTGQDFSLYKRNTLYRRIERRMGIHQIGKMSTYVRYLQANSQELDLLFKELLIGVTNFFRDPDVWDQMREHAIPALLASRPSGQALRAWVPGCSTGEEAYSLAIVLKEAVEVAKPKRQFTIQIFATDLDRDAIDKARQGFFPENIAADVSPERLKRFFIKEDHGYRVRKEIREMVIFAPQNLIMDPPFTKLDILSCRNLLIYLAPEVQKKLIPLFHYSLAPGGILLLGSAETVGGNGALFAPLHGKSRIYRRTESVLRPEPVEFPSSFSVSPTVGAEARPVPKPPASLQALADQLVLQHYAPPAVLVNDSGDIFYVSGRTGKYLEPAAGKANWNIFVMARESLRYELSSAFQKVLRQEEKVELHGLKVETNGGTQCVNVTVQRLNGAGPLHGLVMIVFTDVAAPVADKTPGRPASPPARHARLREVEQELLRVRAEARNTHEEMQTSQEEFRSANEELQSTNEELQSTNEELTTSKEEMQSLNEELQTVNTELQAKVDELSRASNDMKNLLDSTDIATLFLDKDLNVRRFTPQATKIIKLIPADVGRPITDLATDLRYPELADDAREVLRKLTAAEKPIGARDGRWFTVRIMPYRTQDDRIDGVVITFTNITASRTLEAQLREKNDQLLNPNRGETITRKKPSKNGQTKTARRRRRNSQGG
- a CDS encoding response regulator, with the protein product MDDEESLRKAVGAMLQQMGHTVEQAAEGGMAIQAYQAAKRGENSFDVVLLDLTVQGGVGGLETLQALLRFDPAVQAIVMTGYSHDPVLLNPKSHGFKAGLAKPFNREQLQKILVEIIPDRPAP